The genomic window CACCGTCAGCAACGACAGCGTCGCCGGCATCACGAACGCCGCGCCCAGGCCGGCCACCGCCCGGCCGGCGATGATCTGGGTCGCGTTGTGCAGCAGTGCCGGGGCCGCCGAACCGAGGGCGAAGATGAGCAGCCCGGTCAGTAGTGCACCGCGCCGGCCATACCGATCGCCGATGGCGCCGGCCGGCAGGAGCAGGCACGCCAGGGCCACGGTGTAGCCGTCGACAATCCAGGTGAGCTGGGTTTGCGTGGCCGCGGTGGCAACCGCGAGATCGGGTAGCGCGGTGTTCAGCGCCGTCATCGACGCAACCACCAGCGCGACGCCCATGCAGGCAACGGTGAGTGTCCACGCTCGTGAGCGAGCGCTATTGCCGATGCTTACCGCACCAGTACGCTGGTCTGGCCGGGCAAGGGTTTCGACCATGGTGATGCGCCTCCTCCCCGGGGCGATCTGGTTTACGAGACTAACGTTCTCGTACATAGACCGATAGTCTGGTGTTCAAACAGGGAGGTGGCTCACATTTCCGACGGGACTGCCGATCCCCGTTCGGCGCGGTCACGGGCTCGCTTGTTGGAAGCCGCAGCCGCACTCTTGGTTGCCGGCGGCCCCAGCGCGGTCACGATCGATGCGGTCACCCGGGCCGCCAACGTGGCCCGGGCAACGTTGTACCGCCATTTCCCGAGTGTCAACGACCTGCTGGCTGCGACGTTCAACAGCCTGATACCGCCGGCGCCGATGCCGCCTGCCGAGGGCTCATTGCGTGATCGGCTGCTGGCCTTGGTACTGGCGCAGGCCGACGTCGTCGCCGAAGCGCCCGCGGTACTGACGGCGATGTCCTGGTTGGCGTTGGGGCCCGACTTGCAGGGGATGCCGGAACCGCGGCATGCCGGTGGGGAGGCGATCAATTCGCTGCGGGAACGTATCGCTCAGCAGTACGCGGCGCCCTTCGATGCGTTGTTCGACAGCTCGGAAGCATCCGAACTGGGTGCGGTCGACCGGTCACGCGCGATCGCCCTGCTGATCGGGCCGTTGGTGCTGGGCCGGTTGAGTACGCTGCCCGACTTCGACTACCGCGAGTGCGCAC from Mycobacterium kubicae includes these protein-coding regions:
- a CDS encoding TetR/AcrR family transcriptional regulator, giving the protein MEAAAALLVAGGPSAVTIDAVTRAANVARATLYRHFPSVNDLLAATFNSLIPPAPMPPAEGSLRDRLLALVLAQADVVAEAPAVLTAMSWLALGPDLQGMPEPRHAGGEAINSLRERIAQQYAAPFDALFDSSEASELGAVDRSRAIALLIGPLVLGRLSTLPDFDYRECARAAVDGFLYIHSRGS